AAGAACTGGAAGCTGGGTATTGTGGTGACGTAGATCCAGCCGTTCTCTTCAGACTTTACAGAGACCACGGAGTACTGCTCCCCGTCCAGCTCCAGATTGTGAATCCCCGGTTGAAGGGCGGAGAGGGTCTGGAGCTCGTTCTGGGGGAAGCTGACGCCATGGCTGTTCGCGGTCAGCACCTCGCCGGAGGGGCCGAAGATATAGCTGCTGCCAGAGAAATCGCTTAGAACCGAATCCATGACGCCGGTAAGGTTGGATTCCTTCATCAGATAGACAACCGTTCCGTAAGGGAACGGGTCATTCGGCTTCACCGGGACGAGCATGGCGAGCATTGGCTCCACACGCGAGTTGACGGTCACATTCTCAGCCGGACGCACCAGCGGCTGACGGGTCTGGTTCAAGTCACGCCGCAGCTCCTCCGGGGTCCAGCGCTCAAACTGATAGAGGGTATCGAAGGTGACATTAAGATTAGCCAGACCGCGGTAGGAATAGATATTGGAATCACCGTGGAAATAGAGAAACAGATCCTCGGCGATGCTGCTGCTGGCCTTGTAATTCGCCAGTGCCTGAATCGCCTCCAGACTGTAATAAGGATGCCGGACCATATAAGGGGTCAGATGCTTGTCATAGGCGATTCTTCCGGCGATCTCCTGAAGCTCATTCATCCGGCCGTCGATGGTGCTTTTCACCTGATTCAGCTGATTGACATTAGATTGTTCAATTTCGACCCTCAGGCCCTTGACGGCGTTTTCATAGACGAAGATGGTAACGCCCGTTAGAGGAATGAGGAACATGAGGATATAGGAAAAAGCATATTTCAGCAGCAGCCTTGACTTGAAATGATTCCAGGTCAGCCGGAACCGGTGCAGCAAGGATGGCTGGGGGGCAGGATTGGACATGCAGCAGTACCTCCAGTGTTAAAATATTCGGACCAGAAATCTTGGATGGAATCTGTTGAATCAGAAATCGCAGTTCTCTTCCGGATTACACTTGTGCTACTATAAACATTATAACATTATAATCTTTGGAGTGAAGCAGCTTTATATTTTAAGGACAGGACGGCACAGCCGTTGCTTATTGTTAAATATAAGGATGTATGGAGTTCATGTCATTAATCATTTTTTGTAATTCCCCTGTAAATCTGTAATTGAAGAAGGAGATGGGATGAGTGGGCACAGAGAACGTGCTGCGCAATTTGCGGCTGGTGGACGGCCGGACGGTGGATATCTCCATTCAGGAGGGGCTCATCACCGGGATTACCCCGCCGGGCCATGCGGAAGGCAGGACCCTGCTGGACTGCTCAGGGTTATACGGCTCCAGCGGATGGATTGATCTGCATGTGCATGCTGTACCGGAGCTCACCCCCTACGGCGATCTGATCGACGAGATCGGGGTGAAGCAGGGAGTGACGACACTGGTGGATGCCGGGAGCTGCGGATCAGACCGGATCGGGGCTTTTTACAGTGCGAGTCTTCTAGCTGCTACCCGGGTATACGCGCTGCTGAATATCTCAAGAATCGGCCTTGCGCGGACCGATGAGCTCTCTAAGCTGGACTGGATTGACCGGACTCACGCCCTTGAGGCAGCGGAGGCTTATCCTGAGTTCATCGTCGGCCTGAAAGCCCGCATCAGCCAAAGTGTCGTTAAGGGCAGCGGCATACAGCCGCTTAAGCTGGCACGGGCATTATCGGATGAGACGAAGCTTCCGCTCATGGTGCATATCGGCTCCGCGCCGCCTGCTATCTCTGAGGTGCTGGAGCTGCTGCGGGCGGGCGATGTAATTACCCACTACCTGAACGGTAAAGCCAATAATCTGTTCGGGCCGGACGGCACACCGCTGCAAGAGCTGCTATATGCTGTGGCCCGGGGTGTTCATCTGGATGTCGGGCATGGCACGGCAAGCTTCTCCTTCCAGGTGGCTGAGCAGGCGAAGCGGGCAGGAATTGCGCTGAATACGATCAGCACAGATATCTACCGGGGTAACCGGCTTAACGGTCCGGTGTACAGTATGTCAGATGTACTGACCAAGTTTCTCTATCTCGGCTACAGTCTGGAAGAGGTGATCCGTGCCGTAACCAGCAGCGCCGCAGCGTGGCTCGGCAAGCCGGAGCTTGGGCAGATCCGGGTAGGGGAGCAGGCGAATCTGACCTTGTTCTCCCTGGAAGACGGTGAGAAACAGCTTATAGACTCAGAGGGTGAGGTCCGGACCGCGCATCACTATATTGAAGCAAAAGGAGTCTTTATCAATGGATCACTCATTACAGGCTAAATATGGATTAAAGCGTGTGATTAATGCCAGTGGAAGAATGAGCATCCTC
The window above is part of the Paenibacillus sp. FSL H8-0048 genome. Proteins encoded here:
- a CDS encoding amidohydrolase/deacetylase family metallohydrolase; translation: MGTENVLRNLRLVDGRTVDISIQEGLITGITPPGHAEGRTLLDCSGLYGSSGWIDLHVHAVPELTPYGDLIDEIGVKQGVTTLVDAGSCGSDRIGAFYSASLLAATRVYALLNISRIGLARTDELSKLDWIDRTHALEAAEAYPEFIVGLKARISQSVVKGSGIQPLKLARALSDETKLPLMVHIGSAPPAISEVLELLRAGDVITHYLNGKANNLFGPDGTPLQELLYAVARGVHLDVGHGTASFSFQVAEQAKRAGIALNTISTDIYRGNRLNGPVYSMSDVLTKFLYLGYSLEEVIRAVTSSAAAWLGKPELGQIRVGEQANLTLFSLEDGEKQLIDSEGEVRTAHHYIEAKGVFINGSLITG